The genomic window ACTGGCTCTGCAATGTACGTTATTCTTTCTGCAAATTAAGTTGCCCGATCTGATCTTAGCCCTATGTTGTAATCTCATTTCCTTCCTTATTGATATGGTTATGATTCGTTCTGCGCTGTATCACTTTTGATAATCGTATATATCAACCAGGTGGTTAGTTTGGGTGATACTATCAAATTCTCACTGTCGCCAAGTAAGAGCAAAGATCGGCTATCAACCAATGTTGCAGGTGTCCCAGTTGATGAGAGTAACTTGGTATGTTTGATATAGATATGTCTTATATCGACTAACAAATACACCTGAATCATCTTTATTACCTTACCTTACTTTTTTATTTCATGCATCCACAGATCATCAGGGCACTTGATCTTTACCGCAAGAAAACTGGCACTGATAAGCACTTTTGGGTATGTAAACTGTACATTGTTTTGACATTAAAGCGAGCGAAGGTTATTTTGTTTTACTTGATATGTTTGCTTAGATTTTATCGTTTACTATTGTCCTTGTTGAAGTGTAGATACACCTTGATAAGAAGGTCCCAACTGGTGCTGGTCTTGGTGGAGGAAGCAGTAATGCTGCAACTGCACTATGGGCTGCTAACCAGTTTAGTGGTGGCATTGCTTCAGAAAAAGATCTTCAAGAATGGTCTGGtgagattggatcagatatccccTTCTTCTTTTCACGAGGAGCAGCATATTGTACTGGTAGGGGAGAGGTATGTGAAAGACTCTGTTCTAGTATTATTTTCCTTGAATCATGGCTTCTAATTGTAGTCCTTCCCAGTGAATATCCCTACTCCATTAAGGCATGTGCGGTCCATTTTCCCCTCAAACAGAGACCAAAATGTGTGTCATTGTATATCATAAGAAGGCATCGATACAAAGTAGGAGGCAAACCAAAAACTGAAATTGATACAAAGCAGCTTACTAAGGAACAAAAACAACTAATGACAGGAAAAGCAAAAAGACTATACAGGGACACCGGAGCGCCTTCACATCTGCCAACATCCAAAGCTTAATGTCCCCGGAGTGGAATCCACCAAAACTTTTCCTGGAGTTGCTGCAAATTGGGTGATGATTTTCTGTGATACTGTCATGAAACTCTTTGTTTCAATCCTGATAGCACGATCTGGGTCTTCAAAAAGAACTTCAGTACCTTTTTCAGTTTCTTATATGTGAAGTCCTATGTTAGAGAAAAAAAAACTCCAGAAGAAAAACCAGGCCACATTAATATGGCTGGAGTAGATCCATCATTCAGTTTCTTACAAGTACATCTACAATATTCTGGACCAGAAAGAGTGAAGTATTTCACCTGAACCCTGTTTCAACTTATTGACAAGTGCTTAGATAATTGGTTTGGCTGATACACTATTGCAATTGGGCCATACCACATCACCGATTTTTATTCATAGGAGTTGCCTTGTTCGACTTTATTCAAGTAAATATTGACTTTTGTAGAGGGGTTCCCTTCAGCTTCCAAGATTTGTTTTTCATTATTATAAACTAAACACTGACATGGAAATGTATATCCATGATCTATGTTTACCTTGCTGCTGAAGTGGGTGATTATAATCTACAACTTTGAAGTTAAATGTATGCAGATTGTCCAAGATATTCCGAACCTGTTGCCAGAGAATCTGCCAATGGTTCTGATAAAGCCACCTGAAGCATGCTCAACCGCTGAAGTTTACAAGGTAATAGGTATTTAAATTTCTTAATTTAAAGTGCATGCTTTTCCTAACAAGCTTCGTATACTGCAGCGACTCCGGTTAGATCAGACTAGTCAAGCTGATCCTTTGGCTTTGCTCAAGGAGATTACGCAAAATGGGATATCACAAGATGTCTGTGTAAATGATCTAGGTATGGAGTGTGTGATTATAATATGCTATTATATACTGTCACTATATATGttcaattattttattttattctgtaTGTTGCTGAATAACATTTAGTAGAAATGGTTCATGTTCCCCATTCTCTTTTTCCAGAGCCTCCAGCTTTTGAGGTGTTGCGATCACTAAAGAAGTTGAAGAAACGATTCATTGCATCCAATAGGGGAGATTACAGTGCTGTTTTTATGTCAGGGAGGTAAGAGGCCATATTCTCTTACCAAACTATGAAGAACATGGTTATTCGAAAGTAGTCTTATTCTAGCGTTAACCACCATCATATTAGTCCTCTCTTCCCTCAGTTTATATTTGGCTTCCTTCAGAACATTACACCTTGCCTTACTCTTGGGTCGGTTAGAGGAGTCTTTTCAGGAGCTCCAGTTACGAAATTATGCTCTGTAGTTAGCATCGATATGGAAGCACCTAAACACTGTCATTTGTCATTCTGTGAATTTCAGTAGGAAAACAAATCGTATTTAAGATGTGACAATCAGGGCTAATAGACCCTCATGTGCATTTGCAATTTGGAACCGCATTTCATAGTCACACTATTTAATGGGGACAACATTGTGAATGTTTCATGCAGTGGAAGCACAATAGTTGGAATTGGTTCCCCAGATCCACCTGCGTTTGTGTATGACGATGACGACTACAAGGATGTTTTTGTGTCAGGTATGCTGCCTGTTGCATTTCATAAAATTTATGTTTGTCATCTATACACGGCCAAAACGCTTAGCTGAATTGCTCAACACATGACAAAACTGGATTGCTAATATCCGATTAGACAAAAGGAGTGTTAAGCAAACAATCTGGAACCTGTATGCTAATTTTGAACCCTTCATGTCTTTGGTGCAGAGGCTCGCTTTCTCACTCGTGAGGAGAACGAGTGGTACAGGGAACCAATGTCATCGAATGCCACGTTTAGCAAAGAAGATTCACTGTCAGAGTCAGCACCAGTCATGGACTGACCGAGTGAGGTTCTGTATTTGGTCTCAGTTTTGTGGCTGTGGTACACAGGTGTGGATTTTTGTTCAATCCATGTTGACATGAGAAGAGCAGCTACACCATCAAGTTTGTTGATAAGAAAATTTGACTTTGTAAAGGGAAACGGTAATTAAATTAAGCAAATCCTAgaactaactactccctccgtccgacaATGGTCTTAGGGAGTAAGTATTTCATAGGTATCTATCACCAGCATGCGCAGTAAGGAATCACAATTGTTTCCAGATCACTTGGCAAGAAGAGTTGGTGCATTCTGTATGCGAGAAAAAACAGCAGGTTTGGTTCTACGTGTATATGAGGGGAATCAACGTTGACTTCCAATCTTCCATTCCATAAGAAAACAAAGCTTTGACATACATTCCCTTCAACTGAAACTATCACATGATCTAGTAGGAAGGAAGAGAACAGCATTGACGCCCTTGAAATCTAAACTCGGTCGCGGAGAAGAAACGGATCAAATCCAGGGAGTCATCGTTCCGATTCAGTTTGTCTTCCCGGATGGCGACGGCCCTGATCGTCCACCGCCGCCACTGACTGTGAGCTCCCGTCTTTGCCGTCCTCAACTCCGGTGGCCGAGGCcgtatcttcctcctcctccttcactaCCGGTGAACCTTCCGGGTGGAGGGTTTCCTGCTCGGCGGCCACCGGCGGGTTGAATGACCCGAACTTGGGCGTCGTCTCCAGCGCCACGAAACCGCCGCGCGCGTGCTGAAAGGAGAAGGGCGAGCCGCCGTCACGGCTCCCGTCCGCCTCGCCATCCCCACCCTTGGCCGCGGCGCACGGCACGCCGTCGAGCGCCGCGACGCTCGCGCGGCGCCGCTTCGTCCCCGGCCGCTCCTCCTCCCGGCCGTCCACCGGGGCCGGGCGCTTCTCGGGGACGGGCAGCGGAGGGGGCGCGGGCGGCCCGGAGCCCTCGGCCCGGGCCTCCGCCGCCATTCGGGCTTGGAGAGCAGACAGCGGAATTGGGCAAGGCGGCCAAGGGAGGCGGAGCGGAGTGAGACTCGGGGAATCCGCGGGTGGGATCGGGAATGGGGTTTTTCTATTCCGGCCGAGTCACGGTGCgcgtgctcgcctccgccggctccCCTTTTGTGGCCAGTTGATGACGATTGACGGCGTGAGGGTAACATGCGAGCCCTGCTGAacgggacgggacgggacgacaccgCCCACGCTGCCCTCTCCTGTCGTCGTTGCTGCACAGCGGCGGCACCGTTGCTGCGACGCGCGCAGGCGCCTCTCTGCTGCGTTGCCGCCACGACCGTCTCTATGTTTTTGTTAGGATCTACTCGTCCTCACTATTGATTCCACAGCTGCGATAGGTGGTCTCTCTCTGATACAAGTTTACTGGAAAGGTAAAACAGAAATGTaaggaaaaagtccaaaataaaccttAAACTTGTAGACCTAAGCTAAATCGAACCCCGAACTTcaaatccctgaaatcagcacaccgAACTATCTAATCCTAGTCTATATTAAACCTTGGACATTTTTTCAAAGGGATTGTCGACGTGGCAGCTGGTCGAACCGGGATCGCTGGCGACTGGGCCGGCTCACCAAACGTGAAACATGTTTTTCTTTTGacttaaaaataccaaaaagaaaAATACTCATGGGGAATCAATCCTAAGATCTGGCGCTGCTAAACTCAGCGTGTAGCCACTCCACCTAATAACTGTTAGTGATAAATGAAAGCAGTGGAAATATTTAACCAGAGTAATTAGCATCGAGATTTGTAAACATTTAAGACTTTTTTTAAACATTTTCTTGAAAATAATCAACGATTTTGAAATCCGGATATTCTTAAAAGCAAAAAAACAGTTTTTTTTAATTCAAACATGTTTTGCAAAAGTGTAAACAAATTTCGGAACTATGATTTTTTAACACAAACAAATTTTCAAACGTGACCATTTTGAAATCCCTGAATATATTTTATAAACGAACCATTTTTAAACGTGATTTTTTAAAATCAGTAACAATTTTTAAACCTGAACAAAATATTGAATTGAGAACAATTTTCGAAAACATTTTTAAACAtaatcatattttgaaaaaaataggaacaaattttgaatCCTGTATAATATTTTAgaatgtgaacattttctaaaaaactTAATAATGGGGAAAGAATTGTACTTTAATTTTTTTCAGGTttcaaaattgtttgtgttttcaaaaattTGTCCCTTTTTTGCCAAAAAGGGTTCACACTTTAAAGAATGTTCGGGGCTTTAAAAAATGGTTCATGTTTAAAAAAAGTCATGTTTTTCTAAAACTGCTCGTAATCCAAAAaatcttcaatttttttaaaaaaatgaattttAAAAATTGCTTTTTTCTTTCAAGAATATTCGGATTTCGAAGTTGTTGACAATTTTCAAGAAAATGTTTCAAACAATTGTAGAAAATGTTTTCAATTCAACACACTGCATTGGTTTAAATATTTTCGCGCTTTCTTATGTCCGCAACGGGAATCAGTTGGAGTGGCTATCAGGAGCACTGTACTAGCGTTAGGTTAGAAGTTCGATTCACAAGGCTCTTCTTTTTGAACGTTTTTATGTGGCGCGGTTCAGAAAAAatgttgcaaaaaagaaaaaacacacGCTTCGCCCTGCCTGATGGGCCGGCCCAATCTGGCCGCAGCCAACCATCCCGGGTTCGATCTGCAACGTGGACGATCTTTGTTTGGGAAGGCACttaaggtttaaaatagaccgagATTATATAGTTCGGTGTGTTGATTTCAGGGATTTGAAGTTTAGGGTTCGATTTAGCTTTGGTCTACAAGTtcaaggtttgttttggactttttccgAAATGTAAAAACCGCGAGCCATTTGTCGTGATCCATCGGATACCCCTCTTCCTACCCGCGCCtcttaagagcatctctagcagacccgtaTGAAATATCAAGGTCCTATGATAACAAACAACATGGTATGTGGAATATCAAGGTTTGAATTGATCGACCTGTGACTTCTCCTTGTTAGTAAGATCTGTTTCCTACAGGCTCCTGGTCCGGATGGTCTCCGGAAGAGttttataagaggtgttggcatatCATTAAGAATGATCTaatgcctatgtttcatgatttgtTTAGCGGTAACGTACACCCTTTTCACCTAAACTTTAGAACAATAACATTGTTGCCAAAGAAGGAGGAGGCTGTGCGCATTGAGAAGTTCAGGCCGATCTACCTGCtcaatgtgagtttcaaaattttcactaaGGTTGCCACGAATAGGTTAACACAGATTGCCCATTCGGTGGTACACCCAACGCAGTCTGCGTTTATGCTGAGGAgacacatcctagaaggggttaTTGTCTTACACGAAACTCTTCATGAAATCCATCCGAAGAAACTTGACGGGGTTatattcaaagtggattttgagaaagcgtacgataaggtcaaatggcccttcctccaacaggccttacgcatgaagggGTTTGATGATGCCTGGAGGAAATAGGTAGACTCCTTTATTCAAAAAGAAAGTGTTCGaatcaaagtgaatgatgacatatgTCATTATTTTCAGACACATAAGGGCTTACAACGGGGAGACCCAATGTCTCCTATTCTGTTTAACATAGTAGCAGATATGTTGGCAGTGCTTATCGGTAGGGCCAAGGAGAATGGCCAAGTAGGAGGACTAGTCCCACATCTGGTGGATGGGAGAGTATCCATActacaatacgctgatgatactattATTTTCATGGAACATGACCTCACTAAGGCTAGAAATATGGAGTTGATACTTTGCCTTTTTGAACAATTGTCCGGACTGAAAATTAATTTTAACAAGAGCAAATTGTTCCATTTTGGGAGAGCCAAATAGGAACAAGATGCATATagacaattgttcggatgtgaattgggATCCCTACCGCTCACGTACCTAGGGATACCAATTCACCGTCGGAAATTatcgaataaggagtggaaatgcattgaagatcgatttgagaaaaaaactaagctgctggaagggcaagcttatgtcatatggGGGTCGGCTAGTGTTGATAAACTCAGTTCTAACTAGCATGCCGATGTTCCTCTTATCTTTTTTTGAGGTATTGGCAGGGGTACGAAAAAGATTAGATTTCTATCGATCTCATTTTTTCTGGCAATGTGATGAAGTAAAATAGAAATACAGGTTGTCCAAATGGGATATAATATGCTGACCCAAGGACCAAGGAGGGTTAGGAGTTGAGAACTTAGAGGTCAAAAATAGATGCCCTCTTAGCAAATGGCTATTCAGGCTGTCTATTGAGACCGAGAGTACGTTGGTACAAATTTTGAGTAATAAGTACCTACAGTCTAAGACATTGGCCCAGGTTATTGCAAGACCTAATGGCTCGCCCTTCTAGAAGGGGTTAATGAGGACGAAAGACACCTTTTTTAGAGGGTAAGGTTGAACATTGGTAATGGAACATACTAGATTCTGGGAAGATACATGGTTAAGGGAGACACCCTTAGCCTTACAATATTCCACGTTATATAATATCATACAACGTAAGGAAGCTTACATTGTTATGGTATTAGAGTCGATTCTACTAAATATGCAGTTCAGGAGGGCTTTGGTTGGGGAACGTTGGCACTCCTAGCTACATCTGGTACGGaggttgatggatgttcaacttTCAGACCAGCTAGATGCCATACAATGAAAATTGACCATGAACGGTAGTTTCACAGTGAAATCGATGTACTTGGACTTAGTTAACTCTGGACCAATAACGCGGCCACTTCACATTTGGAAGATTAAAGTTCCGttaagaatcaaaatcttcatgtggtttgtccacaagggAGTGATTTTAACCAAGAATAACTTGATCTAGCGAAGATGAGTGGGTAGTTCACGATGTTGTTTCTGCGATCGGGATGAAACCATAaaacacctctttctcgaatgTCCGCTTGCCAAAATGCTTTGGCGTACGATACATATAGCCTTTAACGTTACTCCTCCAATTAGCATTcacacgttatttgggacatggctaacTGGAGTGGAATCAAATACTGCGGGACAGATTCGGATAGGGACATGCGCATtactttgggctatatggaactgcagaaatgatattATCTTTAACAGGAAACAAATtatcattttttgcaggttatataCAGAGCCAttgcttggatccgtacgtggtcattACTCACTCATACGGACTCTAGGGAGCTTTTGGATATTGGGTGCAACCGATGCAAGATGGTAACACGGGTTATATACAACCGATTTGGATGGCGGTCCAATAACATGATATATGCTTAGTCATCTAGGCCTATTTTCGCCGGTTGTGGCACTTTTTGGGGTTTTGCTGGTTTTATGCTCCTTCTGTGAGCTTTTTATAGAACTTGAGACTTTGTTTTCAAACTTTTATTCACTAAATAGGCTGCATGCAtcactgatgcagaggccgggggttatcctcctttttcaaaaaaaaa from Triticum aestivum cultivar Chinese Spring chromosome 3B, IWGSC CS RefSeq v2.1, whole genome shotgun sequence includes these protein-coding regions:
- the LOC123071089 gene encoding 4-diphosphocytidyl-2-C-methyl-D-erythritol kinase, chloroplastic, translated to MACSAHLLSQSLYQPHRSCPVPSKHLRFQAQPAAAFSAGVSSSFSTRSRRSPSVRVAASADQGRKKIELTYDAQAKFNQLADQIDKDVGITRLNLFSPCKINVFLRITGKRPDGFHDLASLFHVVSLGDTIKFSLSPSKSKDRLSTNVAGVPVDESNLIIRALDLYRKKTGTDKHFWIHLDKKVPTGAGLGGGSSNAATALWAANQFSGGIASEKDLQEWSGEIGSDIPFFFSRGAAYCTGRGEIVQDIPNLLPENLPMVLIKPPEACSTAEVYKRLRLDQTSQADPLALLKEITQNGISQDVCVNDLEPPAFEVLRSLKKLKKRFIASNRGDYSAVFMSGSGSTIVGIGSPDPPAFVYDDDDYKDVFVSEARFLTREENEWYREPMSSNATFSKEDSLSESAPVMD
- the LOC123071091 gene encoding uncharacterized protein; its protein translation is MAAEARAEGSGPPAPPPLPVPEKRPAPVDGREEERPGTKRRRASVAALDGVPCAAAKGGDGEADGSRDGGSPFSFQHARGGFVALETTPKFGSFNPPVAAEQETLHPEGSPVVKEEEEDTASATGVEDGKDGSSQSVAAVDDQGRRHPGRQTESER